A single window of Sphingobium sp. SCG-1 DNA harbors:
- a CDS encoding AAA family ATPase, which yields MPPWPEIFVTDHERQHLFDDAVAEYDRLVTGYKDLRYEVKILPKVAVEDRVAFVLRHLC from the coding sequence ATGCCGCCCTGGCCAGAAATATTCGTCACCGATCATGAGCGTCAACATCTGTTCGATGACGCCGTTGCCGAATATGACCGTCTAGTCACGGGGTACAAAGATTTGAGGTATGAGGTGAAGATCTTGCCGAAGGTCGCGGTGGAGGATCGGGTTGCGTTCGTCCTTCGTCATCTGTGCTGA
- a CDS encoding cell wall hydrolase has product MRDGLKNWVAAIGGLLVFAGLPGAVAQFDSARVASGVSTEAHPREPLVRPPSPPPPVEPLVVREVKPEEAQEINAGVPFSRLPNPAARPFIFAGSPDSLARAIDCLAAAGYYEAGDDTTGQKAVAQVVLNRLRHPAFPKTVCGVVFQGAERKTGCQFTFTCDGALARTPSAAAWSRAQDVARAALAGSVYRKVGYSTHYHTDWVVPYWSSSLDKVAAVKTHLFFRWTGWWGTPPAFRRAVDGNEPAVVQIARLSPAHQGAGGALAMLPGSGLGLLSPATMAAGTARLISPSMGADGLSGVTLMAVEPGATAFILLLDPKKPETYANMAAVFCTGRPRCRILAWNDRAIVPKGFPISETVLSSMAFSYIHDAASGLQRALWNCARTPRGNKAECMRLREPAGATPPAATTPPAATTPKTETVVITKPS; this is encoded by the coding sequence ATGCGTGATGGCTTGAAAAACTGGGTGGCCGCGATCGGCGGTCTGCTGGTGTTCGCGGGGCTGCCGGGGGCGGTCGCGCAGTTCGATTCGGCGCGCGTTGCTTCCGGCGTATCGACCGAGGCGCATCCGCGCGAACCATTGGTGCGCCCCCCTTCCCCGCCGCCTCCTGTCGAGCCGCTGGTAGTGCGCGAAGTCAAACCCGAGGAAGCGCAGGAGATCAACGCGGGGGTGCCCTTCTCCCGCCTGCCCAATCCGGCGGCGCGGCCGTTCATCTTTGCCGGATCGCCCGACTCACTGGCGCGGGCAATCGATTGTCTGGCGGCGGCGGGCTATTATGAGGCGGGCGACGACACTACGGGCCAGAAGGCGGTGGCGCAAGTGGTGCTGAACCGGCTGCGGCATCCCGCCTTCCCCAAGACGGTGTGCGGCGTGGTGTTTCAGGGGGCCGAGCGGAAGACCGGGTGCCAGTTCACGTTTACGTGCGACGGGGCGCTGGCGCGCACGCCATCCGCCGCCGCATGGAGCCGGGCGCAGGATGTGGCGCGGGCGGCTTTGGCGGGATCGGTCTATCGCAAGGTCGGCTATTCGACGCATTATCACACTGATTGGGTGGTGCCCTATTGGAGCAGCAGCCTGGACAAGGTGGCGGCGGTGAAGACGCATCTGTTCTTCCGCTGGACAGGATGGTGGGGCACGCCGCCTGCGTTCCGCCGGGCAGTGGATGGCAATGAACCGGCGGTGGTGCAGATCGCGCGCCTATCGCCCGCGCATCAGGGTGCGGGTGGAGCGTTGGCGATGCTGCCGGGCAGTGGCCTTGGCCTGCTTTCCCCCGCAACGATGGCGGCAGGCACGGCACGCCTCATCAGCCCAAGCATGGGCGCGGACGGACTGTCCGGCGTGACGCTGATGGCAGTCGAGCCGGGTGCGACGGCCTTCATCCTGCTGCTCGATCCGAAGAAGCCGGAGACCTATGCGAACATGGCCGCAGTGTTCTGCACCGGACGACCCCGATGCCGCATCCTCGCATGGAATGACCGGGCGATCGTACCGAAGGGGTTCCCCATATCCGAGACCGTGCTGTCGAGCATGGCATTCAGCTATATCCACGACGCGGCGAGCGGGTTGCAGCGGGCGCTGTGGAACTGCGCGCGCACGCCGCGTGGAAACAAGGCGGAATGCATGCGGCTTCGCGAGCCCGCCGGCGCAACGCCTCCCGCCGCCACTACACCGCCGGCAGCGACAACGCCCAAGACAGAGACTGTGGTAATCACAAAGCCGTCTTAG
- the cysK gene encoding cysteine synthase A, translated as MKASSILETIGNTPHIRVNRLFGDAEVWIKSERSNPGGSIKDRIALAMIEAAEATGDLKPGGTIIEPTSGNTGVGLAMVAAVKGYKLVLVMPESMSIERRRLMLAYGASFDLTPREKGMKGAIERALELIDQTPNSWMPQQFENPANIDVHVRTTALEILADFAETPLDAIVTGVGTGGHITGVAQVLKGQWPALKVFAVEPTLSPVISGGQPGPHPIQGIGAGFIPTNLHTQLLDGVIQVDPAVAKDYARRSATEEGIFVGISSGATLAAIAQKLPELPAGAKVLGFNYDTGERYLSVPDFLPE; from the coding sequence ATGAAGGCATCCAGCATATTGGAGACCATCGGCAACACGCCCCATATCCGCGTGAACCGCCTGTTCGGCGACGCTGAAGTGTGGATCAAGTCGGAGCGGTCGAACCCCGGCGGGTCGATCAAGGATCGCATCGCGCTGGCCATGATCGAAGCGGCCGAGGCAACGGGCGACCTGAAGCCTGGCGGCACGATCATCGAGCCGACATCGGGCAATACCGGCGTGGGCCTGGCTATGGTGGCGGCGGTGAAGGGCTATAAGCTGGTCCTCGTCATGCCCGAGAGCATGTCGATCGAGCGGCGGCGGCTGATGCTCGCTTATGGCGCGTCGTTCGACCTCACGCCGCGCGAGAAGGGCATGAAGGGCGCGATCGAGCGCGCGCTGGAACTGATCGACCAGACGCCGAACTCGTGGATGCCGCAGCAGTTCGAGAATCCGGCGAACATCGACGTGCATGTCCGCACGACCGCGCTGGAAATCCTTGCCGATTTTGCCGAGACGCCGCTGGACGCCATCGTCACCGGCGTCGGCACGGGCGGGCATATCACCGGGGTTGCGCAAGTGCTGAAAGGGCAATGGCCTGCGTTGAAGGTGTTTGCGGTGGAGCCGACGCTCTCTCCCGTCATCAGCGGCGGGCAGCCGGGGCCGCATCCCATTCAGGGTATCGGCGCGGGCTTCATTCCGACGAACCTGCATACGCAGTTGCTCGATGGCGTAATCCAGGTCGACCCTGCGGTTGCCAAGGATTATGCGCGCCGGTCGGCGACCGAGGAAGGCATATTCGTCGGCATTTCTTCGGGCGCGACTTTGGCGGCGATTGCGCAGAAGCTGCCGGAGTTGCCTGCGGGCGCGAAGGTGCTGGGCTTCAATTATGATACGGGTGAGCGTTATCTCTCGGTGCCGGACTTCCTGCCGGAGTAG
- a CDS encoding MFS transporter: MALMSPDHPLRFANFRAYLIGRVCAVLAQYAMMIVLGWQAYNIARETMGTQGAAAQLGLIGLAQFLPLFFLTPVTGWVADHFDRRMIVRCTLLLLVTGAGLLSFATYEGWVSLPLIFGIAVIVGIARAFNGPAFGALAPNLVPKATLPRAIALSSVAWQSGQIIGPAVGGYAYAAAPWGAYALSAALYGVALIAMLMIGKVPQAARDTTRHPIRQMIDGLTYVRQNRFLFATITLDLFAVLLAGATALLPIYARDILHVGSRGLGHLAAAPAVGAALTALWFAFRPMQREVGLKMLIAVVVFGASTIVFGLTAFLPNDIATEVALGALLVLGCSDMISVYVRTSLIQLHTPDEMRGRVGSLSQLTISASNELGEAESGFLAALIGPVAAVIAGGIGAIIITLAWSRLFPEIRLARSFDPPDIRPTGASPEPSVKQVKETTT, encoded by the coding sequence ATGGCCTTGATGTCCCCCGACCATCCGCTGCGTTTCGCCAATTTTCGCGCTTACCTGATCGGCCGTGTGTGCGCGGTGCTGGCACAATATGCGATGATGATCGTGCTCGGTTGGCAGGCGTATAACATTGCGCGCGAAACCATGGGGACGCAGGGCGCGGCGGCGCAACTGGGGTTGATAGGGCTGGCGCAGTTCCTGCCCCTGTTCTTCCTGACGCCGGTGACGGGATGGGTTGCGGATCATTTCGACCGGCGCATGATCGTGCGATGTACGCTGCTGCTGCTCGTCACGGGCGCGGGGCTGCTGAGTTTCGCGACGTACGAGGGCTGGGTATCGCTGCCACTCATCTTCGGGATCGCCGTGATCGTGGGCATTGCCCGGGCGTTCAACGGGCCCGCCTTTGGCGCGCTTGCCCCCAATCTGGTGCCCAAGGCGACGTTGCCGCGCGCCATCGCCCTATCCAGCGTCGCGTGGCAGTCGGGCCAGATCATCGGTCCGGCCGTTGGTGGCTATGCTTATGCAGCGGCACCCTGGGGTGCCTATGCCTTGAGCGCAGCGCTTTATGGCGTGGCCCTCATCGCCATGCTGATGATCGGCAAGGTGCCGCAGGCTGCGCGAGACACGACGCGGCATCCCATCCGGCAGATGATCGACGGGTTAACCTATGTTCGGCAGAATCGCTTTTTGTTTGCGACGATCACACTGGATCTCTTCGCGGTGTTGCTGGCGGGAGCGACAGCGCTACTGCCGATCTATGCCCGCGACATATTGCACGTCGGCTCCAGGGGACTGGGCCATCTGGCCGCAGCGCCGGCCGTCGGCGCGGCCCTGACCGCTTTGTGGTTTGCGTTTAGACCCATGCAGCGGGAAGTGGGCCTGAAGATGCTCATCGCTGTCGTCGTATTCGGTGCCTCCACCATCGTGTTCGGCCTGACCGCATTTCTCCCCAATGACATTGCAACTGAGGTGGCGCTGGGCGCTCTCCTCGTGCTCGGCTGTTCGGACATGATTTCCGTCTATGTCCGCACCTCCCTCATCCAGTTGCATACGCCGGACGAGATGCGTGGACGCGTCGGAAGCCTGTCGCAACTCACCATCTCCGCCTCCAATGAACTGGGTGAAGCGGAGTCGGGCTTTCTCGCTGCGCTGATCGGGCCGGTTGCGGCGGTGATCGCGGGCGGGATCGGCGCGATCATCATAACGCTTGCATGGTCGCGGCTCTTCCCCGAAATCAGGCTTGCACGCAGCTTCGACCCACCCGACATACGGCCGACCGGAGCATCACCCGAACCATCCGTAAAGCAGGTCAAGGAGACGACGACATGA
- a CDS encoding DUF885 domain-containing protein, protein MRRLPVALFLAAATLSLPLVSACAEAPANQQAVTVTDAGAADPAWAAFSQSFLDGYFKRDPFFAIYQGRHEYDGKLPDWSDAGLSASATYLKDSIAKAEAFDPKKLSKEQTFERAYLIAVARGKLFWLADADQPHTNPAYYIGNGLDPNVYIARPYADATTRMKAFIAFARNVPTAAAQIKANLKMPMPLSFIDYGKAGFAGLASYYKGDAKTAFASVKDPELQKQFDEAAAAASKSMSDLADWLESGRAKATQDFALGPDRFAKMVRDTEMVDVSLDELERIGQADLKRNQDALKAACAQYAPGATIPACFAKMNTHKPEGGVVEAARKQLPGLKAFIAEKDLVSIPGTEEAQVEESPPYNRQNSAYIDIPGPYEKGLPSVYYISPPDPSWSKAVRDGYIPGEKDLMFTSVHEVWPGHFLNFLHANRSKFTFGKVFVGYAFAEGWAHYTEEMMWEAGLNNGDPETHIGQLSNALLRNCRFLSAIGLHARGMTQEQSRKMFVEQCYQDEGNARQQAARGTYDPAYLNYTMGKLMIRKLREDWTKDKGGRAAWKTFHDQFLSYGGPPIPLVRAQMMGGDPKAVF, encoded by the coding sequence ATGCGCCGCCTGCCCGTCGCCCTGTTCCTTGCCGCCGCCACCTTGTCCTTGCCTCTCGTCTCCGCCTGCGCCGAGGCTCCCGCCAATCAGCAGGCCGTGACCGTCACCGACGCGGGCGCCGCCGACCCGGCATGGGCCGCCTTCTCGCAAAGCTTCCTCGACGGCTATTTCAAGCGTGATCCGTTCTTCGCCATCTATCAGGGCCGCCATGAATATGACGGCAAGCTGCCCGACTGGAGCGACGCGGGCCTCTCCGCATCGGCGACCTATCTGAAGGACAGCATCGCCAAAGCCGAAGCGTTCGACCCTAAGAAACTATCCAAGGAGCAGACGTTCGAGCGCGCTTATCTTATCGCCGTTGCGCGCGGCAAGCTGTTCTGGCTGGCCGACGCGGATCAGCCGCACACTAACCCGGCCTACTATATCGGCAACGGCCTCGACCCCAATGTCTACATCGCGCGGCCCTATGCCGATGCCACGACCCGGATGAAGGCGTTCATCGCCTTCGCCCGCAACGTGCCGACGGCAGCGGCGCAGATCAAAGCCAATCTCAAAATGCCGATGCCCCTGAGCTTCATCGACTATGGCAAGGCCGGGTTCGCTGGACTGGCGAGCTACTATAAGGGTGACGCAAAGACCGCATTCGCGTCCGTGAAAGACCCTGAACTCCAGAAGCAGTTCGACGAAGCCGCCGCCGCCGCCTCCAAATCGATGAGCGACCTTGCCGACTGGCTCGAAAGCGGCCGCGCCAAGGCTACGCAGGATTTCGCGCTAGGCCCGGATCGCTTCGCCAAGATGGTGCGCGACACCGAAATGGTTGACGTGTCGCTCGACGAACTCGAACGCATCGGTCAGGCCGACCTCAAGCGCAATCAGGATGCGCTGAAAGCTGCCTGCGCCCAATATGCGCCGGGCGCGACCATCCCGGCGTGCTTCGCAAAGATGAATACGCACAAGCCCGAAGGCGGCGTAGTCGAAGCCGCGCGCAAGCAATTGCCCGGCCTCAAAGCCTTCATTGCGGAGAAGGATCTCGTCTCCATCCCCGGCACCGAAGAAGCGCAGGTTGAGGAGTCCCCGCCCTATAATCGCCAGAACAGCGCCTATATCGATATCCCCGGCCCCTATGAGAAAGGGTTGCCCTCGGTCTATTATATCTCGCCGCCGGACCCGAGCTGGTCGAAGGCAGTGCGGGATGGCTATATCCCCGGCGAGAAGGACTTGATGTTCACCTCCGTCCACGAAGTCTGGCCGGGTCACTTCCTGAACTTCCTCCACGCCAACCGCTCCAAATTCACCTTCGGCAAGGTGTTCGTCGGCTATGCCTTCGCGGAGGGCTGGGCGCATTATACCGAGGAGATGATGTGGGAAGCGGGCCTCAACAATGGCGACCCGGAGACGCACATCGGCCAGCTCAGCAACGCGCTGCTGCGCAATTGCCGGTTCCTCTCCGCCATAGGCCTGCACGCACGCGGGATGACGCAGGAGCAGTCGCGCAAGATGTTCGTCGAGCAATGCTATCAGGATGAAGGCAATGCCCGGCAGCAGGCGGCGCGCGGTACTTATGATCCGGCCTATCTCAATTACACGATGGGCAAGCTGATGATCCGCAAGCTTCGCGAAGACTGGACCAAGGACAAGGGCGGTCGCGCGGCCTGGAAGACGTTCCACGACCAGTTCCTGAGCTACGGCGGTCCCCCGATCCCCCTCGTCCGCGCACAGATGATGGGCGGCGATCCGAAGGCAGTGTTCTAA
- a CDS encoding helix-turn-helix transcriptional regulator yields MAENKFLTPEEVAERYRGGISVGTLRNWRAMRLGPSFVKVGKAVLYPIDALDAWDETNKVPCRASRRLSDTVSDRA; encoded by the coding sequence ATGGCAGAAAACAAATTCCTTACGCCGGAAGAGGTCGCTGAGCGCTACCGTGGCGGCATCTCAGTCGGAACACTCAGAAATTGGCGCGCAATGCGTCTTGGCCCGTCCTTCGTCAAAGTTGGTAAAGCCGTCCTGTACCCTATTGATGCCCTTGATGCGTGGGACGAAACGAATAAGGTGCCTTGCCGTGCATCAAGGCGACTGTCGGATACGGTGAGTGATCGAGCGTGA
- a CDS encoding alkene reductase: MKDIWTPITVGRMSLPHRLAMAPMTRSRAKVDGTPGALAAQYYQQRASMGLLITEGTQPSDDGQGYLTTPGIYTDAHVKGWREVADTVHAGGGKLAIQLMHVGRMSHPSNTPHGRQPVAPSAIAPGVEMFTASGMLDIPEPRALETKEVGQTIADFVFAARRAIEAGADAVEIHGANGYIVHQFLAPNANARSDVYGGSIENRARFAVEVAQAIADAIGADRSGIRLSPGIPMGGIEEGSGNDEVYRYLAEQLNKIGLAYIHLLHGGNEQLLSDIRDRFSGTLIVNRPSRTREQVGSDIAAGTADMESIGVMSLSNPDLVARLKTGAPLNEVKYDKFYGAGAEGYVDYPVLKDA, translated from the coding sequence ATGAAAGATATCTGGACCCCCATCACCGTTGGCCGCATGAGCCTGCCGCATCGGCTTGCCATGGCCCCCATGACCCGAAGCCGCGCCAAGGTCGACGGCACGCCCGGTGCTCTCGCGGCGCAATACTATCAGCAGCGCGCTTCTATGGGCCTGCTCATCACCGAGGGCACGCAGCCCTCGGACGACGGCCAAGGCTATCTGACCACGCCGGGCATCTACACCGACGCGCACGTCAAGGGCTGGCGTGAAGTCGCGGACACGGTGCACGCCGGGGGCGGCAAGCTGGCCATCCAGCTCATGCATGTGGGCCGCATGTCGCACCCCAGCAACACGCCGCACGGTCGCCAGCCCGTTGCGCCTTCGGCCATCGCGCCCGGAGTCGAAATGTTCACTGCGAGCGGTATGCTCGACATTCCCGAGCCGCGTGCACTGGAGACCAAGGAGGTCGGGCAGACCATCGCAGATTTCGTTTTCGCCGCGCGCCGCGCGATCGAAGCCGGCGCCGACGCGGTCGAGATCCACGGCGCGAACGGCTATATCGTGCACCAATTTCTCGCGCCGAACGCCAACGCCCGTTCCGATGTCTATGGCGGCTCGATCGAAAACCGCGCGCGCTTCGCAGTCGAGGTCGCACAGGCGATCGCTGATGCGATAGGCGCCGATCGGAGCGGTATCCGCCTCTCGCCCGGCATCCCGATGGGCGGCATCGAAGAGGGTAGCGGAAACGACGAGGTCTATCGCTACCTCGCCGAGCAGCTGAACAAGATCGGCCTCGCCTATATCCACTTGCTGCACGGCGGCAACGAGCAGCTGCTATCCGACATTCGAGATCGGTTCTCCGGCACCCTGATCGTCAATCGGCCGAGCCGTACGCGCGAGCAGGTCGGCAGCGATATCGCCGCCGGCACGGCCGATATGGAGTCGATTGGCGTGATGAGCCTGTCGAACCCCGATCTGGTCGCTCGCCTCAAGACCGGCGCTCCGCTCAATGAGGTAAAGTACGACAAGTTCTACGGCGCCGGCGCCGAAGGCTACGTCGATTATCCCGTGCTGAAGGACGCCTGA
- a CDS encoding isochorismatase family protein, whose protein sequence is MTYHFKPADAALLLVDYQVGTLQLANATPAYEALRNAVVLAKAAKVLGMPIVLTASQEDHVQGPTHDWFSRVLPEEFEQRVLRSGVINAWQDRACRGAVEKTGRKQLIIGAITTDICLVLPAISAHEAEYEVQAVMDASSSPYRINEEISRHRLDRGGVEMTVTNTIVAELTQD, encoded by the coding sequence ATGACATACCATTTCAAACCCGCCGATGCCGCTCTGCTACTGGTCGATTATCAGGTCGGCACGCTGCAACTGGCGAACGCCACTCCGGCCTACGAGGCCCTCCGCAATGCGGTCGTGCTTGCCAAGGCAGCCAAGGTGCTGGGCATGCCAATTGTGCTGACCGCGAGTCAGGAAGACCATGTGCAGGGCCCCACGCACGACTGGTTCTCGCGGGTGCTCCCCGAGGAATTCGAGCAGCGTGTTCTGCGCAGCGGGGTCATCAATGCTTGGCAAGATCGAGCCTGCCGCGGCGCTGTCGAGAAAACGGGTCGCAAGCAGCTCATCATCGGCGCAATCACCACCGATATCTGCCTCGTCTTGCCTGCGATCAGCGCGCACGAAGCGGAATACGAGGTGCAGGCCGTGATGGACGCCTCCAGCTCACCCTACAGGATCAACGAGGAGATCTCGCGGCACCGGCTCGACCGCGGAGGCGTCGAGATGACGGTCACGAACACGATCGTGGCCGAGCTGACGCAGGACTGA